The genomic DNA TTTAAAACGTTTAATCGTTGGTGGTTTTGATGGAGTATATGAATTTTCTAAAAATTTCCGAAACGAAGGAATGGATAGAACGCATAATCCGGAGTTTACTGCGATGGAAATTTACGTTGCTTACAAAGACTACAATTGGATGATGGACTTTACTGAAAAGCTGTTAGAATATTGTGCTATTGCTGTAAATGGAACCACTGAAGCTACATTTGGAGAACATACAGTAAACTTTAAAGCACCATACGCTAGAGTTACAATGGCTGATTCTATCAAACATTTTACTGGTTTTGATATTCATGGTAAAACAGAAGATGAAATTCGTCATGCCGCTAAAGAAATGGGAATTGAAGTAGATGATACCATGGGAAAAGGAAAGTTAATTGATGAGATTTTTGGTGAGAAATGCGAAGGAAACTATATCCAACCTACTTTTATTACAGATTATCCTAAAGAGATGTCGCCTCTTTGTAAGGAGCACAGAGATAATCCTGAATTAACAGAGCGTTTTGAGCTAATGGTTTGTGGTAAAGAAATAGCAAATGCCTATTCTGAATTAAACGACCCGATAGATCAACGTGAACGCTTTGAAGCTCAATTAAAATTAGCTGCTCGTGGTGATGATGAAGCTGGTGAGTTTATTGATTACGACTTTTTACGCGCTTTAGAATATGGTATGCCTCCTACTTCTGGTTTAGGAATTGGTATGGATAGACTAATCATGTTTTTAACTAATAATCAATCTATCCAAGAAGTATTATTTTTCCCTCAAATGAGGCCTGAAAAGAAAGCTCCTTCCGTTACTTTAAATGAGGAAGAAAAAGCATTGCTATCAATGATAGAAAAGGCTGAAAAAATCAATTTAAATGAACTAAAATCTCAATCTGGATTATCTAATAAGAAATGGGATAAAACAATAAAAGGACTTACCAAGAATAACCTTGCTAAAGTTGAAAAAACTAACGAAGGTTTATTTGTAGAAATCATATAAATTTTAGTTTGCTACCTATAAAATATGAAAAAGGGAGTCTCTAATAAAAAGGCTCCCTTTTTCATATTTTATTTATATTTCTTATCCCATCTAAACTTCCTAGAATACTAGTTATCAAATAAATAGCTTTTTATTACATTATTTACAAAAATAACTGTAAATTTATAAGGCTATGAATAAACTACTAGAATATCTTCCTTTTCACTTTTTAATTGGACTTATCATAGGTATCTACCTCCAATTTAATTTTCAATTTCTCTTGTTAAATTATTACAAAACACTCTTCTCAGGAGGAATCATCTTAATTGCCTTGTATGGCTGTCTTTTACTAAAAAAACGAGTAGCTTTTAGCTTTTTATCTTTTAGCATTTTCATCTTAATAGGCATGAGCATTGTTTATATTCATGACCACAGGAATTACAAAAATCACTATACCAATCACTACCTAATCAATAATAGCGCTGTTTTTTATATCAGTAAAGTATTAAAATCAAATAAGTACTATTATCAATACGAAGCAAGCGTGTTACAAATAAATCAAACTAAAACAATAGGAAACATCTTATTTAAAGTAAAAAAAGACAGTGCAACTCCCTTGTTAAAAGCAGGACAATCATTCCTCCTATACCCTCTCTTAAAAAAAATTCCACCACCTCTCAACCCTTATCAATTCAACTATAAAAAATATTTAGCAAAACGCAATATTCAACATCAAGTTATTAGCTCTTATAAGGAACTGAAGCCTGTTAAAAATTATTCCTTCTCCTTAATCTCATTTGCATCTTCTATTCGGTACAAAATTCAACATTCACTTAAAAAGGCTTCTTTCTCTCCAAACGGATACGCTTTAATTAATGCTTTATTATTAGGAGAGCGAAAAAACCTTTCAAATGAATTGCTAGAAAACTACGCAAAAGCTGGGGCTATTCATATTTTAGCGATCTCCGGACTACATATTGGCATTATACTACTCCTACTCTCCCAATTATTAAAACCGTTAGAATATTTAAGCAATGGGCGTATTTTAAAAAGCTTTTTAATAGTAACTATTCTATGGGCTTTTGCCTTTATTACTGGATTATCACCTTCCGTTGCTAGAGCAGTGACTATGTTCTCTTTTATTGCTATTGGAAACTCTTTTCAAAAAACACTCCCCATAGAATACTCGTTGGTATCTTCTATGCTTTTTTTATTATTAATCCAACCTACTTTTCTATTCGAAATAGGCTTTCAACTGAGTTATTTAGCTGTATTTGGGATTATTTGGATTCAACCATTGCTTTACAGATTATGGAACCCCTCAAATAGTTTTCTCAATAAAATCTGGCAATTAGCAACAGTTTCTATAGCTGCTCAAACAGCTGTACTCCCCATTAGTTTATATTATTTCTATCAATTTCCGAGCTTATTTCTACTTTCCAATATTGTGATTATTCCTTTTTTAGGTATTATACTGACCTGTGGTTTTTTAAGCATCCTTTTAAGCATGTTAGAAATATTACCCCAATATATCATTAGTGGATATGACTGT from Tenacibaculum maritimum NCIMB 2154 includes the following:
- a CDS encoding ComEC/Rec2 family competence protein, which encodes MNKLLEYLPFHFLIGLIIGIYLQFNFQFLLLNYYKTLFSGGIILIALYGCLLLKKRVAFSFLSFSIFILIGMSIVYIHDHRNYKNHYTNHYLINNSAVFYISKVLKSNKYYYQYEASVLQINQTKTIGNILFKVKKDSATPLLKAGQSFLLYPLLKKIPPPLNPYQFNYKKYLAKRNIQHQVISSYKELKPVKNYSFSLISFASSIRYKIQHSLKKASFSPNGYALINALLLGERKNLSNELLENYAKAGAIHILAISGLHIGIILLLLSQLLKPLEYLSNGRILKSFLIVTILWAFAFITGLSPSVARAVTMFSFIAIGNSFQKTLPIEYSLVSSMLFLLLIQPTFLFEIGFQLSYLAVFGIIWIQPLLYRLWNPSNSFLNKIWQLATVSIAAQTAVLPISLYYFYQFPSLFLLSNIVIIPFLGIILTCGFLSILLSMLEILPQYIISGYDCILQSMNQFIYYISIQETFIFSNITISFSCMLLCYLLLFFTILFITQKKIYFFQLLLISFILLQILLFIEKYKQIRQQGFIVFHKNKNAIVGIKRNGITRIYHHISTSKTDLQQTITPYLLNESSIATYTPYIPTILQYKNQNILMIDRLGIYPLKKLHKPIVVLQYSPKINLNRLIEQLQPIKIIADGTNYKNDIKLWESSCKKKKTPFHYTGENGAFILN
- the lysS gene encoding lysine--tRNA ligase, with translation MQLSEQEVVRREKLGKLRELGINPYPADLFPVNHNSKQIKADFSEGKQVTIAGRLMAINIQGKASFAQLQDSEGRVQVYFNRDEICSGEDKSLYNDVFKKLLDLGDFIGIEGELFKTKVGETTVRVKSFKLLSKSLKPLPIPKEKDGVVYDAFTDPEMRYRQRYADLVVNPHVKDVFVKRTKLFTAMRTFFNNAGYFEVETPVLQPIPGGAAARPFVTHHNALDVPLYMRIANELYLKRLIVGGFDGVYEFSKNFRNEGMDRTHNPEFTAMEIYVAYKDYNWMMDFTEKLLEYCAIAVNGTTEATFGEHTVNFKAPYARVTMADSIKHFTGFDIHGKTEDEIRHAAKEMGIEVDDTMGKGKLIDEIFGEKCEGNYIQPTFITDYPKEMSPLCKEHRDNPELTERFELMVCGKEIANAYSELNDPIDQRERFEAQLKLAARGDDEAGEFIDYDFLRALEYGMPPTSGLGIGMDRLIMFLTNNQSIQEVLFFPQMRPEKKAPSVTLNEEEKALLSMIEKAEKINLNELKSQSGLSNKKWDKTIKGLTKNNLAKVEKTNEGLFVEII